The Terriglobales bacterium genome window below encodes:
- the nikB gene encoding nickel ABC transporter permease: protein MLKTITSRLLYTLPVLWLVVSVVFLLIHLVPGDPIQQMLGEGAAATDIEAARHAYGLDQPLSKQYINYWKGVVRGDLGQSIRFNQNVGKIIAERYPFTMRLTLASLLVAIVLSIPAGVRSARRRNRWDDRLLGFVSLLGLSFPNFALGPVLILFFAIYLGWLPVSGSGTMAHLVLPAITMGGALAAILTRMVRTAMLEELSQDYIRTARAKGLPERTVVYKHALRNAMIPVLTVIGLQFGALLAGAIVTETIFSWPGIGRLTVQAISNRDYYLVQGCILAIGLTYIAVNLLTDVLYSAVNPRIRQ, encoded by the coding sequence TTGCTTAAGACCATCACATCACGCCTGCTGTACACGTTGCCGGTTCTGTGGCTGGTTGTGTCTGTGGTATTCCTGCTCATACACCTTGTCCCCGGCGATCCAATTCAGCAGATGCTCGGAGAAGGCGCGGCTGCCACCGACATCGAAGCGGCACGTCATGCTTATGGACTCGATCAGCCCCTGTCGAAGCAGTACATCAATTATTGGAAAGGTGTAGTCCGGGGCGACCTCGGGCAGTCCATCCGCTTTAACCAGAATGTAGGGAAGATTATCGCGGAGCGGTATCCGTTCACGATGCGGCTCACGCTGGCGTCGTTATTGGTCGCTATTGTGCTGTCGATTCCCGCGGGAGTGCGTTCGGCACGACGGCGTAACCGATGGGACGATCGACTGCTTGGGTTCGTAAGCCTCCTCGGATTATCGTTCCCGAACTTTGCCCTCGGGCCTGTACTGATCCTGTTCTTCGCGATCTACCTTGGATGGCTGCCGGTTTCGGGATCGGGAACGATGGCACATCTTGTATTGCCGGCGATCACGATGGGCGGCGCGCTGGCGGCGATCCTTACCCGTATGGTTCGCACCGCCATGCTGGAAGAACTGAGCCAGGACTACATCCGCACCGCCCGCGCGAAGGGACTGCCGGAGCGGACTGTTGTGTACAAGCACGCGCTGCGCAATGCGATGATTCCGGTGCTCACCGTCATCGGACTGCAATTCGGTGCGCTGCTGGCCGGAGCGATCGTGACCGAGACAATCTTCTCGTGGCCGGGGATCGGGCGTCTGACGGTCCAGGCTATCTCCAACCGCGACTATTACCTGGTGCAGGGCTGCATTCTTGCCATCGGACTTACGTATATAGCGGTCAACCTGCTTACCGACGTTCTATACAGCGCAGTAAATCCGCGCATTCGACAATGA
- a CDS encoding GNAT family N-acetyltransferase: MPEVQLRTERLLLRPIQESDIPVLVPLLGAWEVVENTLRVPYPYTEADARAFLDKVRSNPVGCHFGIYEAASLKLCGGIGLTVDPDHRRAELGYWIGHPYWGKGYATEAARTVVRYGFEELKINRIFAGVFSGNKASENVLRKLGFQHEGCHREVYHRWGKFLDSEEYALLAREWRGDAH, from the coding sequence ATGCCCGAAGTCCAATTGCGCACTGAGCGACTGCTGTTACGACCGATACAGGAGAGCGATATCCCGGTATTGGTGCCGCTGCTCGGCGCTTGGGAGGTCGTCGAAAATACGCTGCGGGTTCCCTACCCTTACACTGAGGCCGACGCACGTGCCTTCCTGGACAAGGTTCGTTCCAACCCCGTCGGCTGCCATTTCGGAATCTACGAAGCCGCCTCGTTAAAACTTTGTGGGGGCATCGGACTTACCGTCGACCCTGACCATCGACGCGCGGAGCTGGGCTACTGGATCGGACATCCATACTGGGGAAAGGGATACGCAACCGAAGCCGCCAGGACAGTGGTTCGCTACGGCTTTGAGGAGTTGAAGATCAATCGCATCTTCGCTGGTGTCTTTTCCGGAAATAAGGCGTCGGAGAATGTCCTTCGCAAACTCGGATTCCAGCATGAGGGCTGCCATCGCGAGGTCTATCACCGATGGGGCAAGTTCCTCGACAGCGAAGAGTATGCTCTGCTGGCACGCGAATGGCGAGGCGACGCGCATTGA
- a CDS encoding M20/M25/M40 family metallo-hydrolase codes for MPSLPAQTGASNESELSRSARQQVTQVAALPEVHRTFQWFRDHQRDLSDAQIELTAIPAPPFGERARAEWFQERFSAAGLSAVEIDEIGNVVAYLPGATPVSEGVVAVTAHLDTVFPGGTPLKVRRQGDRILGPGVSDNGAGLTALLALAESLQQSGVKPTMPILFVCNVGEEGEGDVRGMRYLFNKSEWGDVIKYTLVLDGAGTDSIVTQALGSKRFQVVVRGPGGHSWSDFGVPNPIVALSRAIAEFNKTVVPTDPKTTFNIGVIEGGTSVNSIPEEATMRVDLRSASPDEITKLEKSLREVLDRAMIETSAVVRGRRREPVTQQLSYEMKLIGNRPAAELKPNSRILATVQAVDALLNNAARLQRASTDANIPLSLGREAVAIGAGGSGGGAHTLHEWYDPTTRELGLKRIILTLLALSGVQTQPK; via the coding sequence ATGCCTTCACTCCCGGCCCAGACTGGTGCCTCGAACGAATCGGAACTGTCGCGGTCGGCTCGACAGCAGGTGACGCAAGTCGCCGCGCTGCCCGAAGTTCATCGAACCTTCCAGTGGTTTCGTGATCACCAGCGCGACCTCAGCGATGCACAGATCGAGCTTACGGCGATTCCCGCACCTCCATTCGGGGAGAGGGCGCGCGCCGAATGGTTCCAGGAAAGATTCTCGGCGGCCGGCCTGAGCGCAGTTGAGATCGATGAAATCGGGAACGTTGTTGCGTATTTGCCTGGAGCAACACCCGTTTCTGAGGGCGTGGTGGCTGTTACGGCTCACCTCGATACGGTGTTTCCCGGCGGCACTCCGTTAAAGGTTCGCAGACAGGGAGATCGCATTCTTGGGCCGGGCGTTTCCGACAACGGCGCTGGCCTGACCGCGCTTCTGGCCCTTGCGGAGTCATTGCAGCAGAGTGGCGTTAAGCCCACTATGCCGATCCTTTTCGTCTGCAACGTCGGCGAAGAGGGCGAGGGTGACGTCAGGGGGATGCGTTACCTCTTCAACAAGTCCGAGTGGGGCGACGTGATCAAGTACACGCTCGTGCTCGACGGGGCTGGTACAGATAGCATCGTCACCCAGGCACTGGGCAGCAAGCGCTTTCAGGTCGTTGTGCGCGGGCCGGGTGGCCATTCCTGGAGCGACTTCGGCGTGCCGAATCCGATTGTCGCCCTGTCGCGGGCGATCGCTGAATTCAACAAGACGGTTGTCCCCACCGACCCGAAAACAACGTTCAACATTGGCGTGATCGAAGGCGGAACCTCGGTGAATTCCATTCCGGAAGAAGCCACCATGCGCGTGGACCTGCGTTCCGCTTCACCGGACGAAATTACCAAACTGGAGAAGTCGCTGCGCGAGGTGTTGGACAGAGCCATGATTGAAACTTCGGCCGTTGTCCGCGGCCGCAGGCGTGAGCCGGTGACGCAGCAGCTTTCCTACGAAATGAAGTTGATCGGTAATCGCCCGGCCGCCGAACTCAAGCCGAATTCTCGCATTCTCGCGACGGTGCAGGCTGTGGATGCATTGCTCAACAATGCAGCCCGGCTGCAACGCGCTTCGACCGACGCGAATATCCCGCTCTCGCTCGGACGTGAGGCCGTCGCCATCGGAGCCGGTGGCAGCGGCGGTGGCGCTCACACGCTTCACGAATGGTACGACCCGACTACGCGGGAGCTTGGCCTGAAGCGCATCATCCTCACTCTGCTGGCGCTTTCCGGCGTGCAGACCCAACCGAAGTGA
- a CDS encoding LeuA family protein has protein sequence MNCAELIYDWNNIPGPDFKPKTPVLLDDESLRDGLQSPSVRDPSIPEKLEILHLMEALGINLADIGLPGAGPRAFQHCEAIAREIADARLKIRPNCAARTHENDIKPIAELVQRTGVPIAVAMFIGSSPIRRYTEGWTEDFLLSTTDRAVRFAVSLGLDVMYVTEDTTRCDPATVKKLYTTAINAGANAVVVADTCGHATPMGVINLIRFVGREVVAPSGQDIRIDWHGHCDRGMGLANAFAALVAGASCVHATALGIGERVGNTQMDQMLVNLRLMGIEPWDKQDLTRLKEYCEKISAATGVPIPKNYPVIGEDAYRTATGVHAAAIIKAFNKKDLELANNVYSGVPAHYFGLEQIIEIGPMSGKSNILYWLEKRGIPVHSDMVERILARAKNSDRVLTEAEILDCCRIPATGSPS, from the coding sequence GTGAACTGCGCAGAACTGATCTACGACTGGAATAACATCCCAGGTCCGGACTTCAAACCGAAGACACCGGTGCTGCTGGACGACGAATCGCTCCGCGACGGACTGCAATCGCCCTCGGTCCGCGATCCCTCCATTCCGGAAAAACTGGAAATTCTGCACCTGATGGAAGCGCTCGGTATCAATCTGGCCGACATCGGGCTCCCGGGCGCTGGGCCGCGTGCGTTCCAGCATTGCGAGGCAATTGCGCGAGAAATCGCTGATGCGCGGTTGAAGATTCGACCGAATTGCGCGGCGCGGACCCACGAGAACGACATCAAGCCGATTGCTGAATTGGTTCAGCGCACGGGCGTACCCATCGCGGTGGCGATGTTTATCGGCTCCAGTCCGATCCGCCGATACACGGAAGGCTGGACCGAAGACTTCCTGCTTTCTACAACCGATCGTGCGGTGCGGTTTGCTGTGAGTTTAGGCCTCGATGTGATGTACGTAACCGAGGACACCACCCGCTGCGATCCTGCGACGGTGAAGAAGCTTTACACCACGGCCATCAACGCCGGAGCGAACGCCGTGGTTGTGGCTGACACCTGTGGCCATGCCACACCGATGGGCGTCATCAACCTGATTCGCTTTGTCGGCAGGGAAGTGGTGGCGCCTTCAGGGCAGGACATACGCATCGACTGGCATGGCCATTGTGACCGCGGTATGGGGCTGGCCAATGCCTTCGCCGCGCTCGTCGCCGGAGCATCTTGCGTCCATGCCACGGCGCTCGGAATCGGGGAACGAGTCGGCAATACGCAGATGGATCAGATGCTGGTGAACCTGCGTCTTATGGGCATCGAGCCATGGGACAAGCAGGACCTGACCCGCCTGAAGGAATACTGCGAGAAGATTTCCGCTGCCACGGGAGTGCCGATCCCGAAGAATTACCCTGTGATCGGTGAAGACGCCTATCGCACGGCTACGGGCGTCCATGCTGCGGCGATTATCAAGGCATTCAATAAAAAGGACCTTGAGCTTGCGAATAACGTGTATTCGGGCGTGCCGGCGCATTATTTCGGGCTGGAACAGATCATCGAGATCGGCCCGATGAGCGGAAAGTCAAATATCCTGTACTGGTTGGAAAAGCGTGGCATTCCGGTGCACAGCGACATGGTGGAGCGGATTCTGGCGCGGGCGAAGAATTCTGATCGGGTATTAACCGAAGCGGAAATTCTTGATTGTTGCCGTATTCCCGCAACCGGTTCTCCCTCGTAG
- a CDS encoding amidohydrolase family protein, whose product MKIIVVVFLLMTSMQVVAQNSEPADIIFLNGDVYTGAVLPYMPGAKPPAKPRVQAIAVKNGRILSIGTNEEVRKYAAKKTHSVDLRGQFVMPGFNDAHLHLANGGFEKLNVDLVGVKSLDEMKSRIAARVKTASPGEWILGRGWDHTAWTGKTLPSRQDLDAVTAGHPAYFVRVDGHIAVANSAALKAAGVGKDTKAPSGGTIDRDSNGEATGILRESAQDLVTSKIPHPTAEQRRRGLELAFADAVRHGITSVQDNSSWDDFLVMEDMQSDGVLPIRVTEWLNFNDSVETLQQHRARHPQTDPHLHTGMLKGYMDGSLGSRTAALLAPYSDDPHNTGLPQFDQEKLNRMTRERVAAGFQIGFHAIGDNGVEMALEAFEDATTAIRENQLRHPNTTQRTDDFRLRIEHDQVVTAEQVPRYEQLGVIASVQPNHLLTDMNWAEERIGPARAKVSYPWADYVKNKVMLAFGTDYPVEPITPFRGVYAAVTRKNEAGTKTYYPEQKLTIEQAIAAYTTGAAYAEFAERDKGLIQAGMLADFVVLDRDLTKVAPEEILKTKVLRTVVAGKTVFNAEEKTSK is encoded by the coding sequence ATGAAAATTATCGTCGTTGTTTTTCTGCTCATGACTTCCATGCAAGTAGTGGCCCAGAACAGTGAACCCGCCGACATTATCTTCCTTAACGGCGACGTGTACACCGGCGCCGTCCTGCCTTATATGCCAGGCGCGAAGCCTCCGGCGAAACCGCGTGTGCAGGCCATCGCCGTGAAGAACGGCCGCATTCTCTCCATTGGAACCAACGAGGAGGTCCGCAAATACGCAGCCAAAAAGACGCACTCGGTCGACCTTCGGGGCCAATTCGTCATGCCGGGTTTCAATGACGCTCATCTCCATCTCGCTAACGGTGGATTCGAAAAGCTGAACGTCGATCTTGTCGGGGTGAAGTCGCTCGATGAAATGAAATCGCGTATCGCCGCAAGGGTGAAGACCGCTTCTCCGGGCGAATGGATCCTTGGGCGGGGATGGGACCACACTGCCTGGACCGGCAAGACGCTTCCTTCGCGTCAGGATCTCGACGCTGTGACCGCCGGACACCCTGCCTACTTTGTGAGAGTCGATGGGCACATTGCTGTTGCCAACTCTGCCGCACTAAAAGCCGCCGGGGTCGGGAAGGACACCAAGGCTCCATCCGGCGGCACGATCGACCGCGACTCGAACGGCGAAGCCACCGGCATTTTGCGCGAAAGCGCGCAGGACCTCGTCACTTCGAAAATTCCGCATCCGACGGCAGAACAACGCCGTCGCGGCCTCGAACTCGCTTTTGCCGACGCCGTGCGTCATGGCATCACGTCCGTGCAGGACAACTCCTCGTGGGACGACTTTCTCGTCATGGAGGACATGCAGAGCGACGGCGTGCTTCCCATCCGCGTCACCGAGTGGCTTAATTTCAACGATTCTGTCGAGACACTTCAGCAGCATCGCGCCCGACATCCGCAGACCGACCCGCACCTTCACACCGGAATGCTGAAGGGCTACATGGACGGATCGCTCGGCTCGCGTACGGCCGCGCTGCTTGCGCCTTACAGTGACGACCCGCACAACACCGGGCTTCCCCAGTTCGATCAGGAGAAACTCAATCGCATGACGCGCGAGCGCGTCGCGGCTGGGTTCCAAATAGGTTTCCATGCTATTGGTGACAATGGCGTCGAGATGGCGCTGGAGGCGTTTGAAGACGCCACAACTGCCATTCGCGAGAACCAGCTCCGCCATCCCAACACCACGCAACGCACCGACGACTTCCGCCTCCGGATCGAGCACGACCAGGTGGTGACCGCCGAACAGGTGCCGCGTTACGAACAGCTGGGCGTGATTGCCTCAGTGCAGCCGAATCACCTGCTCACTGACATGAACTGGGCGGAGGAGCGCATCGGTCCTGCCCGGGCGAAGGTCTCGTATCCCTGGGCTGACTACGTGAAGAACAAGGTCATGCTCGCCTTCGGCACCGACTATCCCGTGGAGCCGATCACTCCCTTCCGCGGCGTGTACGCAGCGGTCACTCGTAAGAACGAAGCTGGAACGAAGACGTACTATCCCGAACAAAAGCTGACGATCGAGCAGGCGATTGCCGCATACACAACCGGAGCGGCTTATGCCGAGTTCGCCGAACGGGACAAAGGACTTATTCAAGCCGGCATGCTGGCTGATTTTGTAGTCCTCGACCGCGATCTGACCAAGGTCGCGCCCGAGGAGATACTCAAAACGAAAGTATTGCGAACGGTGGTCGCCGGAAAGACGGTGTTCAACGCCGAAGAAAAGACATCCAAGTAG
- a CDS encoding efflux RND transporter periplasmic adaptor subunit, with protein MANGNGKKKKKRWIWVVAVVVVLMLGAGVLIAAKSGGTKIDPSKLAKVEKGDLAKSVVATGKVEPITKVEIKSKASGIVKKLHVDYGDRVKAGQVLAELDKEEIEAQVRSQKANVEASEASLRSTQADYERAKVDAEGPDVPLLQRAYERAQKMARDGVVSQANLDEAQKGYELAMNKQNVARAQLGVLKAKIAQATAQVASSHAQLRQLQEQLGYTTIYAPIDGLVLSRDVEVGDAVSSILVLGSSATLVMTIGDTSEVYVKGKVDESDIGKVYLGQPARIKVESFKDKTFTGKVNKISPMGVEKDNVTTFEVRVSITNPGGELKAAMTANAEIIMEEHKNVLLIPEGAVIYDKDKKAFVEQPDPNAKEGKKKIAVNLGISNGAKAEVLSGLKQGDQVVLQ; from the coding sequence GTGGCAAACGGTAACGGTAAAAAAAAGAAGAAAAGATGGATATGGGTAGTAGCAGTCGTCGTCGTGCTGATGCTTGGTGCGGGGGTCCTGATTGCCGCGAAATCGGGCGGCACGAAGATTGACCCATCGAAGCTGGCAAAGGTTGAAAAAGGAGACCTCGCGAAGAGCGTGGTTGCCACCGGCAAGGTGGAACCAATCACCAAGGTCGAGATCAAGTCGAAAGCCAGCGGTATCGTCAAGAAGCTCCATGTCGATTACGGCGATCGCGTGAAAGCGGGACAGGTGCTCGCCGAATTGGATAAGGAAGAGATCGAGGCACAGGTTCGTTCCCAGAAGGCCAATGTTGAGGCCTCCGAAGCGAGCCTCCGTTCTACCCAGGCCGACTACGAGCGCGCCAAGGTTGACGCGGAAGGACCGGATGTCCCTCTCCTCCAGCGTGCTTATGAACGCGCCCAGAAGATGGCTCGTGACGGGGTCGTCTCTCAGGCCAATCTCGATGAAGCCCAGAAGGGATACGAGCTGGCTATGAACAAGCAGAACGTTGCCCGCGCGCAACTCGGTGTGCTGAAGGCCAAGATTGCACAGGCCACGGCCCAGGTGGCGAGTTCACACGCACAGCTTCGGCAGCTCCAGGAACAGCTTGGATACACCACGATTTATGCACCGATCGACGGCCTGGTTCTTTCACGCGACGTGGAAGTCGGCGATGCCGTCAGCTCGATCCTTGTGCTAGGTTCCTCGGCCACGCTGGTCATGACCATCGGCGACACCAGCGAAGTCTACGTGAAGGGCAAAGTCGACGAGAGCGATATCGGCAAGGTTTATCTTGGCCAGCCGGCGCGCATCAAAGTCGAGTCTTTCAAGGACAAGACCTTCACCGGCAAGGTGAACAAGATCTCTCCGATGGGCGTGGAGAAGGACAATGTCACTACCTTCGAAGTTCGCGTCTCGATCACGAACCCGGGCGGCGAACTGAAGGCAGCGATGACGGCGAACGCTGAAATCATCATGGAAGAACACAAGAACGTCCTTCTGATTCCGGAAGGCGCAGTGATCTACGACAAGGACAAGAAGGCGTTCGTCGAACAGCCTGACCCGAACGCCAAGGAAGGAAAGAAGAAGATCGCCGTCAACCTGGGCATCTCCAACGGCGCGAAGGCTGAAGTGCTCAGCGGTTTGAAACAGGGCGACCAGGTAGTGCTGCAGTAG
- the tatA gene encoding twin-arginine translocase TatA/TatE family subunit, producing the protein MFGEIGVPELLLILGIALILFGPKKLGELGKGLGEGIRSFKQAIRGDEKKEEPAKPAQ; encoded by the coding sequence ATGTTTGGGGAAATCGGGGTTCCGGAACTCTTATTGATTCTTGGAATCGCGTTGATATTGTTTGGACCCAAGAAACTGGGTGAGTTGGGGAAGGGCCTCGGAGAGGGAATCCGCAGTTTCAAGCAAGCCATTCGTGGCGATGAAAAGAAAGAAGAGCCCGCAAAGCCCGCGCAGTAA
- a CDS encoding alpha/beta hydrolase-fold protein — protein MRTTSLRAFIHTVVIILSAVFACAQQKPASATTALPKVSISGSELHSMKSANTGRDYDIYIRVPSEAAKHPEKKYPVVYILDGQWDFKLMDSVLGGLVYDKFVPEMMLVAITYSGENADYNRLRAMDYTTAARSDLKGSGDAPKFFAFLKSELIPYIEANYPADAKKRVLMGSSFGGLFTLYSLFNEPTLFWAYLSASPAVTYVSNSSFKQEAEYAAKHTDLPARVYIAVGEKEDLAGPVKEFVKAVSARNYKGLTMNSVVVTGEGHASNKPEAYNRGLRFLFTGK, from the coding sequence ATGCGGACTACTTCGCTTCGTGCTTTCATTCACACGGTTGTCATTATCCTCTCTGCCGTATTTGCGTGCGCTCAACAGAAACCAGCCAGCGCGACCACCGCCCTTCCGAAGGTCTCCATAAGTGGCTCGGAACTGCATTCAATGAAGTCGGCGAACACGGGTCGCGACTACGACATTTACATTCGCGTGCCGAGTGAGGCCGCCAAACATCCGGAGAAGAAGTATCCCGTGGTGTATATCCTCGATGGCCAATGGGACTTCAAGCTGATGGATTCGGTGCTGGGCGGGTTGGTGTATGACAAGTTCGTGCCGGAGATGATGCTGGTGGCGATTACGTATTCGGGCGAGAACGCGGACTATAACCGTCTGCGCGCGATGGACTATACGACCGCAGCGCGAAGCGACCTGAAGGGTTCCGGAGATGCGCCGAAGTTTTTCGCCTTCCTGAAATCCGAACTCATCCCCTATATCGAAGCGAATTACCCGGCCGATGCAAAGAAACGTGTTTTGATGGGAAGCTCCTTCGGCGGACTCTTCACGCTCTATTCGCTCTTCAATGAGCCAACTTTATTCTGGGCATACTTGTCGGCGAGTCCGGCTGTCACCTATGTCTCCAATTCTTCCTTCAAGCAAGAGGCCGAATACGCGGCGAAACACACTGATCTGCCAGCGCGCGTTTACATCGCAGTCGGAGAAAAAGAGGACTTGGCGGGTCCCGTGAAGGAATTCGTCAAAGCCGTTTCCGCACGCAACTACAAAGGGCTAACCATGAATTCGGTGGTCGTCACTGGCGAAGGGCACGCCAGCAACAAGCCGGAAGCGTATAACCGCGGCCTGCGCTTTCTGTTTACGGGGAAATGA
- the gluQRS gene encoding tRNA glutamyl-Q(34) synthetase GluQRS produces MARRRALSGYRGRIAPSPTGYMHLGHARTFWTAHERARANNGILIFRNEDIDPQRSKSEYADAMIEDLRWLGIEWQEGPDVGGDFGPYVQSQRRDWYLSVWRKLLEDGRIYPCTCSRKELAEVAQAPHESNDEPLYPGKCRGNKNKDPKTPAGVNWRFQVPDGRTIHFNDLRQGPQEFVAGRDFGDFVVWRRDDVPAYQLAVVADDAAMQVTEVVRGMDLLKSAARQILLFEALGLRPPDYYHCELLTDEEGVRLAKRHDALSLRQLRLRGLTPEQVRGMWR; encoded by the coding sequence ATGGCGAGGCGACGCGCATTGAGCGGCTATCGAGGACGCATTGCGCCTTCTCCAACGGGCTACATGCACCTCGGGCACGCCCGCACTTTCTGGACGGCCCACGAACGCGCCCGCGCTAACAACGGAATCCTTATCTTTCGGAACGAAGACATTGACCCGCAACGCTCAAAATCGGAATACGCCGACGCCATGATCGAGGACCTGCGCTGGCTCGGGATCGAATGGCAGGAGGGCCCCGACGTCGGAGGTGACTTCGGTCCTTATGTGCAAAGCCAGCGCCGCGACTGGTATTTATCCGTGTGGCGCAAACTGCTGGAAGACGGCCGGATTTACCCCTGCACGTGTTCGCGCAAGGAACTCGCGGAAGTCGCGCAAGCACCGCACGAGTCCAACGACGAGCCTCTCTATCCCGGCAAATGCCGTGGCAACAAGAACAAGGATCCCAAAACCCCGGCGGGAGTGAACTGGCGCTTTCAGGTTCCTGACGGCCGCACTATTCACTTCAACGATCTCAGACAAGGGCCACAGGAATTCGTTGCCGGTCGGGACTTTGGAGACTTTGTCGTATGGCGTCGCGACGACGTACCCGCTTACCAACTGGCGGTTGTCGCCGACGACGCGGCAATGCAGGTTACAGAGGTGGTTCGCGGTATGGATCTACTGAAGTCCGCGGCAAGACAGATCCTTCTGTTTGAAGCCCTGGGCTTAAGACCGCCGGACTACTACCATTGCGAACTTCTGACTGACGAAGAAGGTGTGCGGTTGGCGAAACGGCACGACGCGCTCAGCCTGCGGCAATTGCGCCTGCGCGGACTGACACCTGAGCAAGTGCGTGGAATGTGGCGGTGA
- a CDS encoding hemolysin family protein — protein MLGSILLRVFAVLLLVAANAFFVAAEFALVGIRSTRIHQLIEQGRIGARTVQKLHAHLDSVLNGVQFGITLTSLALGWIGEPAFAHIFEGWLGRTPLGQVASHTLAIIVAFTIITYLHVILGEVVPKSLALQRAERVALAVAGPMDFFMTLSKPFLAIMTRSAALVLRAFGIRNVSEGHPHSPEELKLIVTGAHRLGLMPEYQEEMVLRALDLSNISVREIMTPRTRIFSLPADMTLKDALTPVVEEQHSRVPVYDPVRGSEYIVGLLYSKDMSRWSRLRLTYAETEDWAARLDRMRIRDIMRDVLVVPETKPITDLLIEFKKSRRHLAVVVDEFGSTAGVVTVEDVLEQVVGEIEDEFDIIPQPLSPSAVMVLDGSLTVRDLETMYQLPLPKDEGFETLAGFMLTQLQRLPRKGESLEYEGRTFTVEEMDGMRISKVRIETAAKQEPQDVQTD, from the coding sequence ATGCTGGGATCAATCCTGCTGCGAGTTTTCGCCGTCCTTTTGCTCGTAGCAGCGAATGCGTTCTTCGTGGCGGCTGAGTTTGCGCTGGTTGGGATACGTAGCACACGCATCCACCAATTGATCGAGCAGGGACGGATCGGCGCCCGCACGGTCCAGAAGCTTCATGCACACCTGGATAGTGTCCTCAACGGCGTTCAGTTCGGCATCACGCTTACCAGCCTCGCTTTAGGCTGGATCGGCGAACCGGCCTTTGCCCACATTTTCGAAGGATGGCTCGGACGCACGCCTCTAGGCCAGGTGGCGTCGCACACGCTGGCGATCATCGTCGCGTTCACGATCATCACCTACCTGCACGTGATCCTCGGAGAAGTGGTACCCAAATCGCTGGCGCTTCAGCGAGCGGAACGAGTGGCCCTCGCCGTGGCCGGACCGATGGACTTCTTCATGACGCTCTCCAAACCGTTCCTGGCGATCATGACCAGATCGGCGGCGCTAGTGTTGAGGGCATTCGGCATTCGAAACGTCAGCGAAGGGCATCCCCATTCGCCGGAAGAACTGAAATTGATCGTGACCGGCGCACACCGCCTGGGCCTGATGCCGGAATACCAGGAAGAAATGGTGTTGCGTGCGCTGGACCTCAGCAACATCAGCGTGCGTGAGATCATGACTCCGCGAACGCGGATATTCTCGTTGCCCGCCGACATGACGCTGAAGGATGCCCTGACACCGGTTGTCGAAGAACAACACTCCCGCGTGCCGGTTTACGACCCGGTGCGGGGAAGCGAGTACATTGTTGGCCTGCTCTACAGCAAAGACATGAGCCGGTGGTCGCGGCTTCGGCTCACTTATGCCGAAACAGAAGACTGGGCCGCAAGACTCGATCGCATGCGGATCCGTGACATCATGCGCGACGTTCTGGTAGTACCGGAGACCAAGCCCATTACCGACCTGCTGATCGAGTTCAAGAAAAGCCGGCGGCATCTTGCGGTTGTGGTCGATGAGTTCGGCTCCACGGCAGGTGTGGTTACCGTGGAAGACGTTCTCGAACAGGTGGTGGGAGAAATCGAGGACGAATTCGACATTATTCCGCAGCCGTTGAGTCCGAGCGCAGTGATGGTGCTCGACGGTTCGCTGACCGTTCGTGATTTGGAGACGATGTACCAGCTTCCGCTGCCGAAAGACGAAGGGTTCGAAACTCTTGCGGGATTCATGCTCACGCAGTTGCAGAGGCTTCCCCGAAAAGGTGAGAGTCTCGAGTACGAAGGACGAACCTTCACTGTGGAAGAGATGGACGGGATGCGGATATCGAAGGTGAGAATCGAGACCGCTGCGAAACAAGAACCACAGGACGTCCAGACGGATTAG